Genomic window (Drosophila ananassae strain 14024-0371.13 chromosome 3L, ASM1763931v2, whole genome shotgun sequence):
CGGGCCAGGCAGCCAAGCCAATTTCCATACTCGAGCGACAAGCGTCACTTGGGGCTACTCTGCTCCAACGGGCGTGAACTTCGCTTCCTAATGTAAATTAGCCATTAGGCATTAGGCGCCTTCCGTACTTGCAAAGTCACTGCTGTTGTTGCTAAACTACATAGGTGTATTTGGAAGACTTGGATAGTGCCTGTGTTCTAAGCCTGTATTTTTCGGCTCTTGGGCCACGCAGGGCACAGATTTGGGAGAAAGTTCATCAGCCGATCTGAACCTAACTGGCCAAGGGCCGTTGCATTGATAACCGGTTCCGTCGAGAAAGAAGTTCCCCTACTTAATGGACCAGTGGCAGAGATATCGGCTAACGGTGCCTGTTGTTGTCTCCCCAATCTTGCCGAGAATCGAGAGAACCCGAAAATCGAGAGAAGCCGAAAGTCTGAAAGCCGAGGCCTCCcgaaaaccgaaaccgaaaccgaaatcGAAATCACCGAAGTAGGGAACACCTGCAGCAGTGATTCCCTTTCATGTTTCATGGCTGGTACTGGCTCGTATTCGCTTTTAGTTTACTTCAGACCCGAAGGCGTGCAGGTCACCGAAAATTCTTCTCCCGCCCCAGCACACGAGCTCCCAGGTGGACGGAACTCGAAACCAAGCCCAAGCCCACTACCTACTGCACCTGTATACGCTCGAAGCGCGCACTCGCTTGTCTCTAATCAATTCTAAGTAAATAAATCAAAGTTTGAAAGTACAGGCAAAGTCAAACGCGTACGCGCCTGGTCTATATACATATTTCTCTCCCCACCGATTACCGATCACTATATGTATACTATCAATCCATTATGTCGTATTGATGTCTCCTCTCTCTACCTAGAGTTTCACCATGTCGGCGAAAGCAATCACGGAGGCCTCCGGTAAGGACATCCTGAACCGTCATCTCTCCCTGCACGGCGCTGGAGCCGCCACCTGCCGCTTCGCAACAGTCAACGCCACCACAGACTGGTCGAAACTCAGCGTCGACCATCCCTGGCTGCTAACCACGGTGAGTGCTACTTAAAAATAGCCCCGGAACCCACAACAGTCGCAGATTGCGAATCAGCCGATCAGCGCTGACACAGAAATTAGAGCACCAGAAACAAATGCTTGGCTTGTCATTGAACTTGACCCCGCCGCCGCTCACTGGATCTCCGCTTCGTGCAGAGCGCGGTCAGCACGCCGCCGGTGGATGACTAAGCCGCCGTCCACTGATAAGCACGATTTGGGCGCCACTTCAACGAGTGATTCGATTCCATAGAGGCTGCACCAGACTAGACTGATAGGCGGGGGCGTACGATTCCGATCCGATCCCCAGATTAAGGGTATCGGCTGTTAGATAGCCGGCTGTGACTGTTCCCAGCTGTAGGTCGCGTGGCGTGGCGTGGTCGTCGTGTTGATTGGCTATCCGGCGACATATCAGCCGAGGCAGCTCACCTCATTTGCCAGCACGATAGGCCGGCGTGGAGATTGGAACTCTCCATCACGCAACTATCTCAGCCCGACCTTCCAATCGATCGTGGAAACTTTGAGTGCGATCTTTTGGTTTTGAtagcattttttttagaattttcaaCCGTGGGAATTTTTTCTTCGCAAACACTTGTCGTGAGGACGTGGACTATCTTTTCGGTAGAATTCCCTTGATAAAGGTGCTCTATCCCCACCTGGTGGCGGGTAAACACCGAGATTAGGCCTAAGGTAAACACTTTAATGGCACACCCGAGGGTCTACGGGCTATAATTACACTACAAAGTTGATCGCCTGACAGCTCGGATGACATTCTGTACCCGCGCGCTGTGTTTGTTCAATTTACACTCGTACGATCTTCTAATAAGCATCTCGTATCTCGTATCTGCTTGCTTGTGGAGGTACAAGTGCAAAGACGAGTCTGAGTTCGGGTTCGCTTGCGCGTACGGGCACTGTCACTGTCATTGACAATGACGCAGTCCCGCAAACCCGATGAACGACCCCTGGCGCTATCGTCTGATCTTGCTGACTGATCTGTTGGGAGCTTGGATTCGAACCGGCTCAAGTTCATTGATATTGTGTTGTTGAATACCCTTGAAgagtttgtttcaagtttgtccGAAGCATCTCCGACTCTACGCAGTAAACTGCACAAATAATCTTGATCTGGAGACGCTATAAGCACGTCCGTCGGTCTGTTCCTACGCAAAATATGTTCTAATTTCAAAATCTATAGGTTTCAGACTAAAGAAAACTATACAAAGAcacttttttcaaatttttgtattgcaaATTTGTAGGAATGCCTGGGGAGGACTGTAGGATCCACTGCGATGATCATATATTCGCTAAAACTTATCCTATTCTTGAAGGGAATACCTTGAATGagttgtagatcgattctccaccaatctgcatcaaaatctggaaatagattttttttttaattttttcgttACATTTTCTGAATGacccatttaaatttattttaaaatgcatggggaggaccGCATGGGtcactgcgatggctatatcatCGCCAAAACTCATcagattcttaagcggaaatCGATTAGTAGATCGATTCTACGTCAATCCTCATTAAAATCTAggaaaacattatttttttgattttttgtcaaattttctgaaAGAGCCCCTTcgaattttagaaaaatgcaCTGCGATGGCTACATCTTTTCCAAAACTAATCCGATTATTGAGCGAAATGCCTTGTACGATTTAAACATTGATTCTCCACTCTgaatcaaaataaaagaacCAATCCCTTCGTATTTCCGAATTATTAATTATCGGCTGACCCTTCAATTTCTTTGCAGCCGCTGGTGGTCAAGCCCGATCAACTGATCAAGCGCCGAGGCAAGCTGGGCCTGATAGGTGTCAAGAAGAACTTTGAGCAGGTGAAGCAGTGGATTGGAGAGCGTCTCAACAAGGACCAGAAGATCGGCAATGCCGTGGGAAAGCTGCGCAACTTCATCATCGAGCCATTTGTGCCACATACCGATGTGAGTTGTTGATTGACGTCGGAACTGCCTGACAAAAGTGCTAATCTCGTTTGAGTCCCCCAGGCGGAGGAGATGTATGTGTGCATCTACTCCCATCGCGCCGCGGACACCATCCTGTTTTATCACCAGGGCGGCGTGGATATTGGAGATGTCGACGCGAAAGCTGTAAAGTTGGACATTCCCGTCAACGCCTCTCTCTCCCTGGCCGACGTCAAGAGCAAGCTGCTAGTGGAGGTCAAGGATGCGAAGGTCAAGGAACGCATTGCCAAGTTCATCAGCGCCCTGTACACCACCTATGTGGATTTGTACTTCACCTACTTGGAAATTAATCCTCTTGTGGTGACGGCCGACAATCTCTATATCTTGGATTTGGCGGCCAAGTTGGACTCCACCGCCGACTTCATTTGCCGACCCAAGTGGGGAGAAATCGACTATCCGCCGCCTTTTGGCCGGGATGCGTACCCGGAGGAGGCATACATTGCAGATCTGGACGCCAAGAGTGGAGCGTCGCTTAAGCTAACGATTCTGAACCGGAACGGGCGCATCTGGACGATGGTGGCCGGCGGAGGAGCTAGTGTTATTTACTCTGACACCATCTGCGACCTAGGGGGCGCATCTGAGCTGGCCAACTATGGCGAGTACAGTGGGGCGCCCTCTGAACAGCAGACCTATGAGTACGCCAAGACAATTCTCAACCTGATGACCTCCTCGCCGAAGCATCCGGCTGGCAAGGTCCTCATTACTGGAGGAGGCATCGCCAACTTTACAAATGTGGCGGCGACCTTCCAAGGTGAAACATGTTTACGAGCCCTTATCTTATCAGCAGTCTAACGTGACTCATTCCCCAGGTATCATCACCGCCCTGCGCGAGTTCCAGCCCAAGCTGGTGGAGCACAACGTGTCCATCTTTGTGCGTCGCGCCGGCCCCAACTACCAGGAGGGCTTGCGCAAGATGCGTGACTTTGGCACCACCCTAGGCATTCCGCTGCACGTTTTCGGACCTGAGACCCACATGACAGCCATCTGCGGCATGGCGCTGGGCAAGCGGCCCATTCCCCAGGTGGCCAGCGTTGAGTTCTCCACCGCCAACTTCCTGCTCCCCGGCGGCCAGCAGGCGCAGGCCGACCTCAAGGCGTCCAGTGATGCGGAGGCTCTGGGCTCCGGTTCCGGTAAGTCGAGAGTGGCCTAGAATGTTTCTGAGTGTCGTTAGAATGTGAATGTATGCACCTAATCCGGGTTATCACCAATCCATTCTGGCTGTAGACCCCGACCGTTTGTTTCCTCCAGTTGCAGTACATTAATAGTGCATTTATCTGATCTCTctattttctctctctgtattTTGTATGTTTGCATTGATCGCCCTCAACTACAACGCCACTCACCAACCACCAACCAAATccaaattaaatcaaaatccACATAAACCaccaaaccaaaaccaaaatcaaaaactaaaaccaaaTCCAACATCCAATTTGAAATGCTCGTTTGGCCACCGATCTGATACGTTCCTGGTCCGATCCCCCATAACCCCGTGTTCTTCGTGTTGTCTATGTTTGTGTATCGTACTGGTTTGTCAATCTCTACACGTCCTGATCACGCTCTCTGCTCCTCCATCATCATCTTGAACTCGATCTCGATCTCGACTCGTTCCGTTCATTTGGGATAGCCCTGAGCCCGAGCGCAGCTAAACCGATTAAACTACCACCTATCTCAGCAGATGAGAGCGATAACGTCGTCGACGGCGTCTTGTCTGGTGCGCAGCGCAACGGATCATCTCTCAACCGTAAGTTCTTCTCCACCTCCACCAAGGCGATCGTGTGGGGCATGCAACAACGGGCGGTGCAGTCTATGCTCGACTTTGACTTCATCTGCAGGTGAGTTTAAGACAAAATTTTCCAAGTTCATCAATTTTGAATACCATATTTCCATTTTACGATTACAGACGCAGTGAACCCTCTGTGGTGGCCATGGTCTACCCCTTTACCGGCGACCACAAGCAAAAGTACTACTGGGGTCACAAGGAGATTCTTATTCCGGTGTACAAAAAGATGTCCGACGCCATCCACAAGCACAAAGAAGTGGACGTTATGGTCAACTTCGCCTCCATGCGCAGTGCTTACGAGTCAACGCTGGAGGTCCTCGAGTTCCCCCAGATCCGCACAGTGGCCATCATTGCCGAGGGCATCCCCGAGAACATGACCCGCAAGCTGATAATTGAGGCCGACAAGAAGGGTGTGGCCATAATCGGTCCAGCCACCGTGGGTGGAGTCAAGCCCGGCTGCTTCAAGATCGGAAACACTGGCGGCATGCTGGACAACATTCTGCACTCGAAACTGTACCGTCCTGGCAGTGTGGCCTATGTCTCACGTTCCGGCGGCATGTCCAACGAGCTGAACAATATAATCTCCAAGGCCACGGACGGAGTTATCGAGGGCATCGCCATTGGTGGTGACCGCTATCCAGGATCGACGTTCATGGACCATATTCTACGGTACCAGGCTGATCCGGAGACCAAGCTGATTGTATTGCTGGGAGAGGTCGGTGGCACGGAGGAGTACGACGTATGTGCCGCCTTGAAGGATGGACGCATCACCAAACCCTTGGTGGCGTGGTGCATCGGAACGTGTGCCAGCATGTTCACCTCTGAGGTGCAGTTCGGACACGCTGGTTCCTGCGCTAACTCAGACCGGGAGACGGCCACCGCAAAGAACAAGGCTCTGCGAGATGCCGGAGCATATGTTCCCGACTCTTTCGACACGCTGGGAGAGCTCATTCACCATGTGTATGGTGAGCTGGTGAAAACTGGTCGCGTGGTTCCCAAAGAGGAGGTGCCGCCTCCAACCGTGCCTATGGACTACTCCTGGGCTCGCGAATTGGGCTTGATCCGAAAGCCGGCTTCGTTTATGACTTCCATCTGCGACGAACGTGGCCAGGAGCTCATCTACGCTGGCATGCCCATCAGTGAGGTTCTCAGCAAAGATGTGGGTATTGGTGGCGTCATATCGCTGCTGTGGTTCCAGCGGTGCTTGCCTTCGTATGTGTGCAAGTTCTTTGAAATGTGCTTGATGGTGACTGCGGACCACGGACCTGCCGTTTCCGGAGCACACAACACCATCGTATGCGCTCGCGCCGGCAAGGATCTGGTGTCCTCCGTCGTCAGCGGTCTGCTGACCATTGTAAGTTCTCTAACTCGCATATGAGAGGAGTAATCGTTTAGTAACTGAGCTATCTTTAGGGCGATCGATTCGGAGGTGCTTTGGACGGCTCTGCCCGCCAGTTCTCGGAAGCGTACGACACCAATCTGCATCCCATGGAGTTCGTAAACAAAATGCGCAAAGAGGGAAAACTCATCTTGGGTATCGGTCACAGGGTCAAGTCCATCAACAACCCCGATGTGCGCGTCAAAATCATTAAAGAATTTGTCTTGGAGAACTTCCCTGCGTGTCCGCTCCTGAAGTACGCTCTGGAGGTGGAGAAGATTACCACCAACAAGAAGCCCAACCTAATATTGAACGTGGATGGTGTGATAGCCACCGCCTTCGTGGACATGCTGCGCAACAGTGGATCCTTCACCAGGTAAATTGACTGGGCAGCTTGTTTCGTGTGTCGATTTTTCATTCTCGCGTTTTGCATTTCAGTGAAGAGGCACAGGAGTACATCAATGTGGGAGCAATCAACTCGCTGTTTGTGCTGGGACGTAGCATAGGCTTCATCGGCCACTACATGGACCAGAAGCGACTGAAGCAGGGCCTGTACCGCCATCCATGGGACGACATCTCATACGTCATTCCCGAGCAGTACAACTAAACGATGTTATATTCTATTATGTCTCAATCATATATTCGAAAGTTGTTGTAATTAAGCACAGATGTACGACGTTCAGCGAGGAGGCTGCCGACTCCGTTCCAGATGGCAGATGCATCCCTGCATGTGTCTCCCCAGACCAGTCCCTTCCCCCGTTCCACATTTATCCTGCATTTAAAGCTCTCAAGTTACCATTATTGCCCtcgttgctttttttttgctgtagAGGTGCGAGTGTGTCtcggagcccgtagcccgggtGTTTTGGAATCTAGATATAGTGAAATCTGTGCTCCGAGCAGAATTCAGCATAAAATTATTTGATACTTTTTATACTTTAGTTTTGGATGCTCACAATTGTCTAGACAACAAGAGAATAAATTGTTGCAAAagcttaattttattatttgcttATCCTACATTCTCTCACTGCACTTGTTCCTGTTGATTAGGTGCACATATATGACTAAATGTTACACACAAGTATATATACAATGCACTATAAAATGAAATTTGGACAAGGGTCACAGAATTTCCGCCAACATAGAGAATTCATTGCAATTAAACCGCACAAAATGCTTTAACTAATCAAAACCGAGGGTTGTATTTTGTCTTGAGCTGTTTAATTAGGACTTTAACAACTTCCAAGAACCGGACCCACACAAATAAACGtagaatctcataaagttAATGGATGAGCCCCCTGGGGCTTCTATCTCATGCGCCGCATCTTGCGCTCCATCTTCTTCTGTTTCTTTTCGTCCACCTCGGGATTCTCTTCCTGGGAGTTGCGACTCGACAGCCAGGGCTGGATGATCGATCCCCAGAGCATCCAACCTGCGCGGAGGGGCGCCAGGAGCAGCACCAGCCAGAAGTAGCTGGAGATGAGAGCTAGCAGCAGCGTCCCGGACGTTAGAATGATAAGGTCCTTCACATTTCTGAAATGAATCGCATCTGAGCAAAGGTTTATCGTTGAGCTTCATGAGACCCTTACTCTGCTATGCCGCCCTCCATGTTCAGATCGTTTCCAGAGTCCAAAAGACTCCCGCTTTCTGAGAACTTCGGTCGGGACATGAAGAACATAAACTGGTAGGCACCGCCAAGGATCAAAAGGGCCAGAATATGCATGAACTAGGATCGGTAATTGCGTATTAGTGAAGGTTATAAGATTGTACTCCTTGGCAGACTCACCACAACTGTTTTAGTGATCTCGAAGACTAGAAAACTTATCAGCAAAGAGGTGGTGGCACATCCTATAGCCATGTTCCTGTAAAAGGCCAGAGTCGTCTTGTTTTCCTCTACGATTTGCTTGGCCCCTTTGGTGCCCTGTTTTCCCTTTTGGGTGGGCTGCAATGACAAATTGGTGCGAATGTAAATATCGCCAAGATCCCTAACAAGCGGCTCCTACTTACGGCCATGGTAAAATCTTATATTGTATGTCAGGTATTTAAAAAATCCTAAATCGAACCACTTTTTACGTGGCGAGTGCTCGTAAAATCGAAGTGTTGGAAAACGACGGCGAGTGCAGTGGCTGTGTTGCAAATCTTGAAAAGTTTTGAGATTAACCgggaataataataaaggaaTGAGCtatttatgaataatattaaaaaaaggctAAATCCATTTTATCCATAAATAAAGTTTCTATTTAGTGTACCCTTTAAAATCACTTAACAATCGACGCTCATGCACTGCCACTCACAACGATTGCGGAACAGCTGATTGACCAAAACTTCGACCTTTGGATTTTGGATTGGGCTGTTATTTGAATTTTCTTTAACTCCACTTCATAACGGCGGTCTCCGGTCACAACATGAGTATGGATCGACTGGTGCAGTTAAACAACCAGGCTGGCGGCAGGGACAAGATCGCCCGCCTCGTCCAGTATGCATCGCGGGCCATGTGGGACTCTTTGGAGTCCACCAACTCTAGTCCGGCACTTGTTGACAATTTTAAGACG
Coding sequences:
- the LOC6496171 gene encoding ATP-citrate synthase isoform X3, which encodes MSAKAITEASGKDILNRHLSLHGAGAATCRFATVNATTDWSKLSVDHPWLLTTPLVVKPDQLIKRRGKLGLIGVKKNFEQVKQWIGERLNKDQKIGNAVGKLRNFIIEPFVPHTDAEEMYVCIYSHRAADTILFYHQGGVDIGDVDAKAVKLDIPVNASLSLADVKSKLLVEVKDAKVKERIAKFISALYTTYVDLYFTYLEINPLVVTADNLYILDLAAKLDSTADFICRPKWGEIDYPPPFGRDAYPEEAYIADLDAKSGASLKLTILNRNGRIWTMVAGGGASVIYSDTICDLGGASELANYGEYSGAPSEQQTYEYAKTILNLMTSSPKHPAGKVLITGGGIANFTNVAATFQGIITALREFQPKLVEHNVSIFVRRAGPNYQEGLRKMRDFGTTLGIPLHVFGPETHMTAICGMALGKRPIPQVASVEFSTANFLLPGGQQAQADLKASSDAEALGSGSDESDNVVDGVLSGAQRNGSSLNRKFFSTSTKAIVWGMQQRAVQSMLDFDFICRRSEPSVVAMVYPFTGDHKQKYYWGHKEILIPVYKKMSDAIHKHKEVDVMVNFASMRSAYESTLEVLEFPQIRTVAIIAEGIPENMTRKLIIEADKKGVAIIGPATVGGVKPGCFKIGNTGGMLDNILHSKLYRPGSVAYVSRSGGMSNELNNIISKATDGVIEGIAIGGDRYPGSTFMDHILRYQADPETKLIVLLGEVGGTEEYDVCAALKDGRITKPLVAWCIGTCASMFTSEVQFGHAGSCANSDRETATAKNKALRDAGAYVPDSFDTLGELIHHVYGELVKTGRVVPKEEVPPPTVPMDYSWARELGLIRKPASFMTSICDERGQELIYAGMPISEVLSKDVGIGGVISLLWFQRCLPSYVCKFFEMCLMVTADHGPAVSGAHNTIVCARAGKDLVSSVVSGLLTIGDRFGGALDGSARQFSEAYDTNLHPMEFVNKMRKEGKLILGIGHRVKSINNPDVRVKIIKEFVLENFPACPLLKYALEVEKITTNKKPNLILNVDGVIATAFVDMLRNSGSFTSEEAQEYINVGAINSLFVLGRSIGFIGHYMDQKRLKQGLYRHPWDDISYVIPEQYN
- the LOC6496171 gene encoding ATP-citrate synthase isoform X1; translation: MSAKAITEASGKDILNRHLSLHGAGAATCRFATVNATTDWSKLSVDHPWLLTTPLVVKPDQLIKRRGKLGLIGVKKNFEQVKQWIGERLNKDQKIGNAVGKLRNFIIEPFVPHTDAEEMYVCIYSHRAADTILFYHQGGVDIGDVDAKAVKLDIPVNASLSLADVKSKLLVEVKDAKVKERIAKFISALYTTYVDLYFTYLEINPLVVTADNLYILDLAAKLDSTADFICRPKWGEIDYPPPFGRDAYPEEAYIADLDAKSGASLKLTILNRNGRIWTMVAGGGASVIYSDTICDLGGASELANYGEYSGAPSEQQTYEYAKTILNLMTSSPKHPAGKVLITGGGIANFTNVAATFQGIITALREFQPKLVEHNVSIFVRRAGPNYQEGLRKMRDFGTTLGIPLHVFGPETHMTAICGMALGKRPIPQVASVEFSTANFLLPGGQQAQADLKASSDAEALGSGSALSPSAAKPIKLPPISADESDNVVDGVLSGAQRNGSSLNRKFFSTSTKAIVWGMQQRAVQSMLDFDFICRRSEPSVVAMVYPFTGDHKQKYYWGHKEILIPVYKKMSDAIHKHKEVDVMVNFASMRSAYESTLEVLEFPQIRTVAIIAEGIPENMTRKLIIEADKKGVAIIGPATVGGVKPGCFKIGNTGGMLDNILHSKLYRPGSVAYVSRSGGMSNELNNIISKATDGVIEGIAIGGDRYPGSTFMDHILRYQADPETKLIVLLGEVGGTEEYDVCAALKDGRITKPLVAWCIGTCASMFTSEVQFGHAGSCANSDRETATAKNKALRDAGAYVPDSFDTLGELIHHVYGELVKTGRVVPKEEVPPPTVPMDYSWARELGLIRKPASFMTSICDERGQELIYAGMPISEVLSKDVGIGGVISLLWFQRCLPSYVCKFFEMCLMVTADHGPAVSGAHNTIVCARAGKDLVSSVVSGLLTIGDRFGGALDGSARQFSEAYDTNLHPMEFVNKMRKEGKLILGIGHRVKSINNPDVRVKIIKEFVLENFPACPLLKYALEVEKITTNKKPNLILNVDGVIATAFVDMLRNSGSFTSEEAQEYINVGAINSLFVLGRSIGFIGHYMDQKRLKQGLYRHPWDDISYVIPEQYN
- the LOC6496171 gene encoding ATP-citrate synthase isoform X2; translation: MSAKAITEASGKDILNRHLSLHGAGAATCRFATVNATTDWSKLSVDHPWLLTTPLVVKPDQLIKRRGKLGLIGVKKNFEQVKQWIGERLNKDQKIGNAVGKLRNFIIEPFVPHTDAEEMYVCIYSHRAADTILFYHQGGVDIGDVDAKAVKLDIPVNASLSLADVKSKLLVEVKDAKVKERIAKFISALYTTYVDLYFTYLEINPLVVTADNLYILDLAAKLDSTADFICRPKWGEIDYPPPFGRDAYPEEAYIADLDAKSGASLKLTILNRNGRIWTMVAGGGASVIYSDTICDLGGASELANYGEYSGAPSEQQTYEYAKTILNLMTSSPKHPAGKVLITGGGIANFTNVAATFQGIITALREFQPKLVEHNVSIFVRRAGPNYQEGLRKMRDFGTTLGIPLHVFGPETHMTAICGMALGKRPIPQVASVEFSTANFLLPGGQQAQADLKASSDAEALGSGSADESDNVVDGVLSGAQRNGSSLNRKFFSTSTKAIVWGMQQRAVQSMLDFDFICRRSEPSVVAMVYPFTGDHKQKYYWGHKEILIPVYKKMSDAIHKHKEVDVMVNFASMRSAYESTLEVLEFPQIRTVAIIAEGIPENMTRKLIIEADKKGVAIIGPATVGGVKPGCFKIGNTGGMLDNILHSKLYRPGSVAYVSRSGGMSNELNNIISKATDGVIEGIAIGGDRYPGSTFMDHILRYQADPETKLIVLLGEVGGTEEYDVCAALKDGRITKPLVAWCIGTCASMFTSEVQFGHAGSCANSDRETATAKNKALRDAGAYVPDSFDTLGELIHHVYGELVKTGRVVPKEEVPPPTVPMDYSWARELGLIRKPASFMTSICDERGQELIYAGMPISEVLSKDVGIGGVISLLWFQRCLPSYVCKFFEMCLMVTADHGPAVSGAHNTIVCARAGKDLVSSVVSGLLTIGDRFGGALDGSARQFSEAYDTNLHPMEFVNKMRKEGKLILGIGHRVKSINNPDVRVKIIKEFVLENFPACPLLKYALEVEKITTNKKPNLILNVDGVIATAFVDMLRNSGSFTSEEAQEYINVGAINSLFVLGRSIGFIGHYMDQKRLKQGLYRHPWDDISYVIPEQYN
- the LOC6494416 gene encoding transmembrane protein 208; translation: MAPTQKGKQGTKGAKQIVEENKTTLAFYRNMAIGCATTSLLISFLVFEITKTVVFMHILALLILGGAYQFMFFMSRPKFSESGSLLDSGNDLNMEGGIAENVKDLIILTSGTLLLALISSYFWLVLLLAPLRAGWMLWGSIIQPWLSSRNSQEENPEVDEKKQKKMERKMRRMR